The Methanobacteriaceae archaeon genome has a window encoding:
- a CDS encoding tRNA (cytidine(56)-2'-O)-methyltransferase → MMNVNVLRLDHRLKRDTRITTHVCLTARAFGASKIYLAGEKDTKLMENVRDTASRFGGNFEIEYAEGYMSIIKKWKADGGKVVHLTMYGSQAHEVAPEVREDGSDILIVVGGSKVPGSVYKAADWNVSVTTQPHSEVSSLAVFQHLLMDGKEFDLEFENPVLEVIPTAHGKNVNIHNENR, encoded by the coding sequence ATTATGAATGTTAATGTTTTAAGATTAGACCACAGATTAAAAAGGGATACTCGTATTACTACTCATGTTTGTTTAACTGCTCGTGCATTTGGAGCAAGTAAAATCTATCTTGCAGGTGAAAAAGACACTAAACTCATGGAAAATGTAAGAGATACTGCATCAAGATTCGGAGGAAACTTTGAAATAGAATATGCTGAAGGATACATGAGCATAATTAAAAAATGGAAAGCAGATGGTGGTAAAGTAGTCCATCTTACTATGTACGGTTCACAGGCTCATGAAGTTGCACCTGAAGTAAGAGAAGATGGTTCTGACATTTTAATCGTTGTTGGTGGTTCTAAAGTTCCGGGAAGTGTTTATAAAGCAGCTGACTGGAATGTATCTGTTACAACTCAACCTCACTCTGAAGTATCATCTCTTGCAGTGTTCCAACACTTGTTAATGGATGGTAAAGAGTTTGATTTGGAATTTGAAAATCCTGTATTGGAAGTTATTCCAACAGCTCATGGAAAAAATGTTAATATTCACAATGAAAACCGTTAA
- the cobS gene encoding adenosylcobinamide-GDP ribazoletransferase, whose product MEDDSYFEDEEFSIMRSLLGLLTFSTILPINVYTSIEYMTKLTWCWPFLHIFVGILAAICGYVSLEFLHLNVFFTAVIVYAFLMLITGYNHLDGVMDMSDGVMVHGDAERKISVMKDSSVGAGGVASLFLVASLTIAGLNNLLDYNLILGIVVCEMAAKTSLITTALLSKPLTPGIGSYFIKETNTTKYLISTVLVGAIAFLLCGFVGIIGVLGAIVGGSIIAKIAKRNFVYANGDVLGMSNEVGRLFALLFMVIALFFV is encoded by the coding sequence ATGGAAGACGATAGCTATTTTGAAGATGAGGAATTCTCAATAATGAGGTCTCTTTTGGGCCTTTTAACATTTTCAACAATCTTGCCGATTAATGTTTATACTTCAATTGAGTATATGACAAAATTAACCTGGTGCTGGCCGTTTTTACATATTTTCGTTGGAATTTTAGCAGCAATTTGCGGATATGTTTCACTGGAATTTTTACATCTAAATGTATTTTTCACAGCTGTAATTGTTTATGCATTCCTAATGCTAATTACTGGTTATAATCATTTGGATGGTGTAATGGACATGTCTGATGGAGTCATGGTTCATGGGGATGCTGAGCGCAAAATAAGTGTAATGAAAGACTCTTCTGTTGGTGCAGGTGGTGTTGCATCATTATTTTTAGTAGCAAGCCTTACAATTGCAGGTTTAAACAATCTTTTAGATTATAATTTAATATTGGGAATTGTAGTTTGTGAAATGGCTGCAAAAACCTCTTTAATAACTACTGCACTTTTATCCAAGCCTTTAACTCCTGGAATTGGAAGCTATTTTATTAAAGAAACTAATACTACCAAGTATTTGATTTCAACTGTTTTAGTTGGAGCTATTGCATTTTTATTGTGCGGATTTGTTGGTATTATTGGTGTTTTAGGAGCTATTGTAGGTGGAAGTATCATTGCAAAAATTGCAAAACGTAATTTTGTTTATGCAAATGGGGATGTTCTCGGAATGAGTAATGAAGTTGGACGTCTATTTGCTTTATTATTCATGGTAATTGCATTATTTTTTGTTTAA
- a CDS encoding phosphatidylglycerophosphatase A → MELNIIKKDYGICINNPNCFLAFSDFTVSDGIDIIENVNIVKAKNEFKATAKKAETFNQSQGAYIAQAVDSLDYFQNTYGDLSVLTFMSNDVVIEDFTEYLKVANSPKGFVDARINLSHVIYIDKIISPKDLLKIFKIVTNIKAKVLANMCLPVHIQNILNTDDFLAVLANVNVSENEDLDINNAQYDEINWDELKIRIEDAVQISLEDAFERLDLTFGILDYLVSEGILIGDLIDAGMELLAGVEVTQDLRDKMEAQILKSLCDINVIALLVAAMRTEQDLTGNRIREIDVSDDPAYLYTDEVLGLAISNQIAGTKATFNFKRYDEAKPGIIGGLPPMLDDIFAGLIAGCMSKIFEE, encoded by the coding sequence ATGGAATTGAATATCATCAAAAAAGATTATGGGATTTGTATTAATAATCCAAATTGCTTTTTAGCATTCAGTGATTTTACTGTAAGTGATGGAATTGACATTATTGAAAATGTCAATATTGTAAAAGCTAAAAATGAATTTAAGGCTACTGCAAAAAAAGCAGAGACATTTAATCAGTCTCAGGGAGCATATATTGCACAGGCTGTAGATTCTCTTGACTATTTTCAAAATACTTACGGTGATTTAAGTGTTTTAACATTCATGTCAAATGATGTAGTCATTGAAGATTTCACTGAGTATTTGAAAGTAGCAAACTCACCAAAAGGCTTTGTTGATGCAAGAATCAATTTAAGTCATGTGATTTACATTGACAAAATTATTTCTCCAAAAGATTTGCTTAAAATATTTAAAATAGTGACCAATATTAAAGCAAAAGTCTTGGCAAATATGTGTTTACCTGTTCATATACAAAATATACTTAACACTGATGATTTTTTAGCTGTATTGGCAAATGTTAATGTATCTGAAAATGAGGATTTGGATATTAATAATGCACAATATGATGAAATCAATTGGGATGAGTTAAAAATAAGAATTGAAGATGCAGTTCAAATTAGTCTTGAAGATGCATTTGAACGTCTTGATTTAACTTTTGGTATTCTTGATTATCTTGTATCTGAAGGAATTCTCATTGGGGATTTAATTGATGCTGGTATGGAACTTTTAGCCGGTGTTGAAGTTACTCAAGATCTTAGAGACAAAATGGAAGCACAAATTCTAAAATCTTTATGTGATATCAATGTTATTGCTCTTTTAGTTGCAGCAATGAGAACAGAACAGGACTTAACAGGCAATCGTATAAGAGAAATTGATGTAAGTGATGATCCAGCTTATCTATACACAGATGAAGTATTGGGTCTTGCTATTTCAAACCAGATTGCAGGTACAAAAGCTACTTTTAACTTTAAAAGATATGATGAAGCAAAACCTGGTATTATTGGTGGATTACCTCCAATGCTTGATGATATTTTCGCAGGTTTGATTGCAGGTTGTATGTCAAAAATATTTGAGGAATAG
- the larC gene encoding nickel pincer cofactor biosynthesis protein LarC codes for MTIIIDPQGSGIAGNMLIGAFVDLGADASKIKEIMEESAKEFGKVEVTFDKINKKGISSTYCDVKMLENNPPINYPDFIEKIKQLDLDNNVKQTSINIFERIAIGESEVHGKSLDEIHFHEVGASDAVADVIGSVYAYYNLNYGNEKIIGLPIAVGGGRVKTAHGILPVPAPAVVEILKDAQMIGGPVESELATPTGAAIYMELCDEIHDFIPQTKANKVGYGAGKKDFDHPNVLRIIESSNETKSDEIDVIETNMDHLTGEEIGYLFNKLLDSGARDVSITPIIMKKNRPGSLLKVISKKKNRDVIIDTIFKETGSLGIRIAPNIHRGIAKREFVKKTFNIDEKEYEVTFKIGYVNGEIISERPEYDDLEKIAKDTGLALRKVKEMIR; via the coding sequence ATGACAATTATTATCGACCCACAAGGAAGTGGAATTGCTGGAAATATGTTAATAGGAGCATTTGTGGACCTTGGAGCAGATGCAAGTAAAATAAAAGAGATCATGGAAGAATCCGCAAAAGAATTCGGAAAAGTGGAAGTGACTTTTGACAAGATAAATAAAAAAGGCATTTCATCAACTTACTGTGATGTTAAAATGCTTGAAAACAATCCTCCTATTAACTATCCTGATTTTATTGAAAAAATAAAGCAATTAGATTTAGATAACAATGTCAAACAAACATCCATAAACATATTTGAAAGAATAGCCATTGGTGAGAGTGAAGTTCATGGAAAATCATTAGATGAAATCCATTTTCATGAAGTTGGTGCAAGTGATGCTGTAGCAGACGTAATTGGAAGTGTTTATGCTTATTATAATTTAAATTATGGCAATGAAAAAATAATTGGTCTTCCAATAGCTGTTGGTGGTGGCAGAGTTAAAACTGCTCATGGAATTCTTCCTGTTCCTGCCCCTGCAGTTGTTGAAATCCTAAAAGATGCCCAAATGATTGGAGGGCCTGTTGAAAGCGAACTTGCAACACCAACAGGCGCTGCAATCTATATGGAATTATGTGATGAAATACATGATTTCATTCCTCAAACAAAAGCAAATAAAGTCGGATATGGTGCTGGTAAAAAAGATTTCGACCATCCAAATGTTTTAAGAATCATTGAAAGTTCAAATGAAACCAAAAGTGATGAAATAGATGTTATTGAAACAAATATGGATCATTTGACTGGTGAAGAAATTGGATACTTATTTAACAAGCTTTTGGATAGTGGAGCAAGAGATGTTTCAATTACACCAATAATAATGAAAAAGAACCGTCCTGGAAGTTTACTTAAAGTAATTTCCAAAAAGAAAAATAGAGATGTAATTATTGACACTATTTTTAAGGAAACAGGAAGTTTGGGAATTAGAATTGCACCAAACATTCACAGAGGAATAGCTAAAAGAGAGTTTGTTAAGAAAACATTTAATATTGATGAAAAAGAATATGAAGTAACATTTAAAATAGGTTATGTAAATGGTGAAATAATATCCGAGCGTCCAGAATATGATGATTTGGAAAAAATAGCTAAAGATACTGGATTAGCACTTAGAAAAGTAAAGGAGATGATTAGATGA
- the queC gene encoding 7-cyano-7-deazaguanine synthase QueC codes for MKKAISVLSGGLDCTVATSMFAKDYEILAITFNYGQKAFKRELQASKEICEKMNWTHEVIDLPWLSKISNSTLNTDDDVPELKDEDLDDFEKSSESASSVWVPARNTVFTSIALSYAESMGASAIIVGWNGEEGATFPDNSKGYLEKFNQLIEEGSPDEIKIEAPLIDLNKEEIVEMGIKYDAPMELSYSCYKGRKKQCGVCESCMRRKRAFENLGLEDKSEYEN; via the coding sequence ATGAAAAAAGCAATTTCTGTTTTATCAGGAGGTCTTGACTGTACTGTTGCAACAAGCATGTTTGCCAAAGACTACGAAATTTTAGCAATTACTTTTAATTATGGTCAAAAAGCTTTTAAAAGAGAACTTCAAGCATCCAAAGAGATTTGTGAAAAAATGAATTGGACTCATGAAGTAATTGACCTTCCATGGTTATCCAAAATCAGTAATTCAACCTTAAATACTGATGATGATGTTCCTGAACTTAAAGATGAAGATTTGGATGATTTTGAAAAAAGTAGTGAAAGTGCAAGTAGTGTCTGGGTTCCTGCAAGAAACACCGTATTTACTTCAATAGCTCTTTCATATGCTGAAAGTATGGGTGCTAGTGCAATTATTGTTGGATGGAATGGTGAGGAAGGTGCAACATTCCCAGATAACTCAAAAGGATATTTGGAAAAATTCAATCAGTTAATTGAAGAAGGCTCACCAGATGAAATTAAAATTGAAGCACCATTAATTGATTTAAACAAAGAAGAAATTGTTGAAATGGGAATTAAATATGATGCTCCAATGGAACTAAGTTATTCATGTTACAAAGGCAGAAAAAAACAGTGCGGCGTTTGTGAAAGCTGTATGAGAAGAAAACGTGCATTTGAAAACTTAGGTCTAGAAGATAAAAGCGAATATGAGAATTAA
- a CDS encoding M48 family metallopeptidase, which produces MAKNDRSALNPFTGKKHLDLVNDDKFLQESYNEYYKVINQSQLLDNTHNGQIVRDVGVKLINAVNNYLAEIGRLDYVEDYYDWDIHLVADNTVNAFCMPGGKIVMFSGILSVANTEEKVAFILGHEMAHALLDHTRTRISAQNAHNTLASAAWIGSIAMDLVGLGELGSVTRAATNVASVGSQYFLLNPWGRDQELEADRLGMMIIHWAGYDISQIPAFWQDMSRQNANNHDFFSTHPADSKRIAVMRQLIGEIENREGLHLTSANNNSPDSFCSNCGSPVGVNDNFCTNCGFKLETQLKCSNCGHAIGDGDKFCMNCGNKL; this is translated from the coding sequence ATGGCAAAAAATGATAGAAGTGCTCTAAATCCATTTACTGGAAAAAAGCATCTTGATTTGGTTAATGATGATAAATTTCTACAGGAGTCCTATAATGAATATTATAAAGTCATTAACCAGTCTCAACTTTTAGACAATACTCATAATGGTCAGATTGTCAGGGATGTTGGTGTAAAACTGATTAATGCTGTTAACAATTACCTTGCTGAAATTGGCAGGTTGGATTATGTTGAGGATTATTATGACTGGGATATTCATTTGGTTGCAGATAATACTGTAAATGCATTTTGCATGCCTGGTGGTAAGATTGTAATGTTTTCGGGAATTCTTTCAGTTGCAAATACTGAAGAAAAAGTTGCTTTTATTTTAGGTCATGAAATGGCACATGCACTTCTTGATCATACTAGAACCAGAATCAGTGCTCAAAATGCCCATAATACTTTAGCTTCTGCTGCATGGATTGGCAGTATTGCAATGGATTTGGTTGGATTAGGTGAACTTGGCAGTGTAACAAGAGCTGCTACAAATGTTGCAAGTGTTGGTTCTCAATATTTCCTTTTAAATCCCTGGGGAAGAGACCAGGAACTTGAAGCCGACCGTTTGGGTATGATGATAATTCACTGGGCAGGTTATGATATATCTCAAATTCCAGCATTCTGGCAGGATATGTCTAGACAAAATGCCAATAATCATGATTTTTTCTCAACACATCCTGCAGATTCAAAAAGAATAGCTGTAATGAGGCAATTAATTGGAGAAATTGAAAATCGTGAAGGGCTTCATTTAACATCTGCTAATAATAATTCACCAGACAGTTTTTGTTCTAATTGTGGATCTCCTGTTGGTGTAAATGATAATTTCTGTACAAATTGTGGTTTTAAACTTGAAACACAATTAAAATGTTCTAATTGTGGACATGCTATTGGAGATGGTGATAAGTTTTGTATGAACTGTGGAAATAAACTTTAG
- the glnA gene encoding type I glutamate--ammonia ligase, whose amino-acid sequence MSERDKKIDQIINTIEKNDVKFLKLELSDIHGLPKSMAVPLKRASDVEDIVNDGLLFDGSSIAGLASINDSDLLAKPDIDTFSTIPWRPESKGTGRFICDIFTTEGNPYEGDPRGLLKRTLKAAEKRGYQFNMGPEPEFFIIKKDENGNYIPADEAEYFDVEPLDQGTDIRREIVFGLEKLDFDVEVSHHEVAAGQHEVDFKYADALKTADAVITFKEAVKAVVNNLGYKATFMPKPFLGINGSGMHCNQSLFKDGKNIFYDPDTETQISQEALYFIGGLLKHAPALSSILSPTVNSYKRLVPGYEAPCYIAYGFKNRSTLLRIPASRGLGTRVECRSADPSCNPYLAFAVLLEAGLDGMDNKIDPGEPTEENLFALTEDEINARGINSLPTSLWEAYHSLEQDDVVKNTLGPQIFNQFYNIKRAEWDSYRIQVFDYERDEYLNV is encoded by the coding sequence ATGTCAGAAAGAGATAAAAAAATAGACCAAATTATTAATACAATCGAAAAAAACGATGTAAAATTCTTAAAACTAGAATTATCAGACATCCACGGACTTCCAAAAAGTATGGCAGTACCTCTTAAAAGAGCAAGTGATGTTGAAGATATCGTAAATGACGGATTATTATTTGACGGATCCTCAATTGCAGGATTAGCTTCAATTAATGACAGTGATTTACTTGCAAAACCAGATATCGACACTTTCTCTACTATCCCATGGAGACCTGAATCCAAAGGTACTGGAAGATTCATTTGTGACATCTTCACAACCGAAGGAAACCCATACGAAGGAGATCCAAGAGGATTACTCAAAAGAACTTTAAAAGCAGCCGAAAAAAGAGGATACCAATTCAACATGGGTCCTGAACCAGAGTTCTTCATTATCAAAAAAGATGAAAACGGAAATTACATCCCTGCTGATGAAGCTGAATACTTTGATGTTGAACCATTAGACCAAGGTACTGACATTAGAAGAGAAATTGTATTTGGTCTTGAAAAATTAGACTTTGATGTTGAAGTAAGTCACCACGAAGTAGCAGCAGGACAACATGAAGTTGACTTCAAATACGCAGATGCACTTAAAACCGCAGACGCAGTAATTACCTTCAAAGAAGCAGTAAAAGCAGTAGTTAACAACTTAGGATACAAAGCAACATTCATGCCAAAACCATTCTTAGGAATTAACGGTAGTGGAATGCACTGTAACCAAAGTTTATTCAAAGATGGTAAAAACATCTTCTATGACCCAGATACTGAAACTCAAATATCTCAAGAAGCATTATACTTCATTGGAGGATTATTAAAACATGCACCTGCATTATCTTCAATCTTATCTCCAACAGTCAATTCATACAAACGTTTAGTACCAGGTTACGAAGCTCCATGTTACATTGCATACGGTTTCAAAAACAGATCAACATTATTAAGAATTCCTGCATCCCGTGGATTAGGAACCCGAGTTGAATGTAGATCTGCTGACCCTTCATGTAACCCATACTTAGCATTTGCAGTATTACTTGAAGCTGGATTAGACGGTATGGACAATAAAATTGACCCTGGTGAACCAACTGAAGAAAACTTATTCGCATTAACTGAAGATGAAATTAATGCAAGAGGAATCAACAGCTTACCAACAAGCTTATGGGAAGCATATCACTCTTTAGAACAAGACGATGTTGTTAAAAACACTCTTGGACCACAAATATTCAATCAATTCTACAATATTAAAAGAGCTGAATGGGATTCCTACAGAATTCAAGTATTTGACTACGAAAGAGATGAATACTTAAATGTATAA